tttgtgctGTTTTATACTTATACTTGACATTTCAGagtaaaatattgtactttttactataTTTATTCGACAGCTTTCTAGAGTAAGATTTTAAATACAAGACCTATGAACATATTATGATATATGATGAATTGTTGAAGATTAAACTCACCCAACAGTATACAAGTATTAGTTACGGTAGAATCAGCTCCACCTTGACTAAATCAGTAATATTGATCCAATGAGATCatttataataatgtaacacTTACAGGCACCATTCTGCATTTTAAGTGCTTttgcttttgatactttaagtgcaTTTGGCTATTAATACTTCTttatttttactgaagtaatattttgaatggacttttacttgtaatggagtactatttattttatttattttatttattttatttattttatttattttttatttattttttacacacaATTTTAATTGAGCAAATTTTTCTTAAGTAAAGGATTTGAGTACGTCTTCCATCACTGTGactaagtacatttaaataCTGACCTTGAGTACAATTCtgaggtacttctacttcacttcAGTATTTCAATTTGgtgatactttatactttaactaaaaaagaaaacctaaaagatgctaaaaagCTAAACATATCAAATACAATAGATTACTCTACCCATTACCAACACTAGCCTATAGGAAATAGTTAAAATTAGTGTCACCTCGACCAACTACATGCAATGCGGTTTACATGTTAATCCAATAGTGCTGACACAATTTTACTTGTAATGCAAGGATTTTACTGATAATGGAGCACTTTCAcattgtggtattactacttaaATGAGCTTCGACTGGCTTCAGGACAGGGAGTCGTGGTACCAGCAGAGGtagaaaaaagaaaggagacGGAAGTAGGATGGGGCCGAAACGAAGAGACAGAAGTCAACCAGCAGGTTTTGCCATCCACATTCTCCCCATTCTTGCTGAGCAGCAATTTTTAAACAGTGATTCATTTGCTTGTACAGTTCAGTATCTAGAACAGACTGTGCTCATAGACAACTCTGATTTGGCATGAAGTATCAATCAGGtcaccctcccctccctcttttATATATCATATCATTCCTGTGAGCCTAgccctttttttaaatccattCACTGAATCAGTCAGACATGTTTTGATTCAACACCAGACAGAcggatttattttttgttgatgGCTACACGGTGACAAACATGTTCAATAGTTTCAGTTTGACCAGAGGTGTTTACCAAAGCTCAGATTTCAGACTGAGCGATTTCACAAGTGCTGACACTGTATGAAGTATTAATGGTGGACTATTTCTGGTGCAGGGGCTGTTTGGGAGTCCCCCTGTTTACCAGCAGTTGGAGGGGGAAATCAGCTGTCCACCATCGCTGCTGGGAACCGGCTGGTGCAACAGTTTGGTTTTAAgtgtaatctgaaaaataagtcCGTACTGTAACTGGCGTAGGCTAAAGTTACCCTGAGGGGAAATAACCAGGCCTGTAATATCCCTGCAAGGACTGCTAGTGTGGATGTGGCACTCAGTAAAGAGGGTACCTCTATGACATTTTCATTCCCCATTGTATCACTGTAATTGTCTTATAATTGGACAAGTGCAACAAGGATATAATTTTTGGGCATGCCCGTTGATGTAGTGCCAATTACTTCATGCCACTTCTATTCCAGGACATCTTTAATTATTGCTGTGTTTTCCATTTCTGCTCTTATATGTGTTGAATATCAGTGGATCCCTTTTTTGACAGTTAGTCAAAATGACAAAGGGAATAACACTAAACCCAGTTTTAGGGTTGACCAACCTGCATTTATCTTATCACCATAGGCGCCGCCAAAGAGAACCAAACTTTAACTACAGTTTTCAGCTagaatgtattatttttgtctTCTTTCCTGTCCCATTGATCATCTTATGACCCCTCAGATCCATCCTGTGACTGGATGGAGGGGGTCTGACCCTGAAGTTGGGAGCCACTGGACTAAACTAGGCTACCTACTTGTGCTCAAagctatccatccatccatccattatctgtaaccgcttatcctattcaggggctggagccgatcccagctgacatttggcgaaggcggggtacaccctggaccggtcgtcagactatcacagggccgacacatagagacagacaactattcattcacacctacgggcaatttacagtcaacaattaacctaacctgcacgCCTTTGGACtgcgggaggaaaccggagcacccggagtaaaacccacgctaacacggggagaacatgcaaactccacacagaagggccccgaTCCGGGTTTGAACTGTGACCCTCTTGCAGTGAGGcagcagtgctaaccactgcaccactgtgcCGCCTCATACCAGTAAAAATGCTGCTTAAAAATGGCTGCATAAACAATCAAATAATGTCATATTTAATAATACCAGTTATGTCACTTAATATACAGTAGGCCTATTATCAGGGGCTATTTTGTCTGCAGCAGGACTACTTGGACTTTTGAAACTTTAACTTTGCTGATCATGTACTTTTACGACTTTTGCTtgtaattatgtattttttatacattcatttatttgttttacttataGAATACTTTTTAGGTGACACACCGAAAGTCAATCTGGAATGAAATCAGTAAGTTATTGGAAAGCTTTAGTCCTCGACCACGTGTTGCACTCTTGTTTTCTGTATGTGAGCGAGTCAACAGTGGCCTCGTCACTGGTCCAACATGGACTTGTCCCGCCTCCATAGGGACATGTGATTGGCCCGAGCAGTGGGCTGATGGCTCGGTTGATGAATATTCATAGCACCGTTTCCTGCTCGCTCGGGCCTCACCCTCTGTGTGTCATCAGAACAGAATGTGGGATGGTGATGTAATATATCCGCCACTTCTTCTTTGCCTGGAAGACAAATCTTAGCACCATAGAttcacaggaaagcactttatttctatagcacatttaaaacaacatgagctgaccaaagtgctttacagacatacaggcagaacaaaaacaggtcaacagtgaAGCCAACAAAAtctcatacatacacagacagagaccaagataaaatccatgagtaaaagactgttataatgagcttttataaaaggccaattagtaatcacaattcaagtacattcaaaaacctgttttcatatatgcaatccactgtttgtaattacaacagtctataaaccaacttttaagtagataagcttacagacaaacccatcaagtacagtagaaagaaaacaatctcaacattcaaaaccaaagaaaagaaataacaataataataatgacaaaaagaaagagtagagttaaaaaaacaacaacaacaaagcaacaaaaaaaaaacacataacaaaaaaaaaacaataataatacaaaaatacgagagtaataatgaatgaaatcaacaaataagttaatagaaaataaaaagggggggagcgcaaatatacagtaatatcatttacatgggcacacacatgcatcctccTTAACGTCAGGTCACCTCCAAGCATTATGTAtatgcactgtaaacaattgctgttaatttacagcaggatttcaacagtattaacctgttattgctaaaaacagtgctttactgttaatacaaaagaaaacctgttaaattacgctcataggccgtttttttaactgaactataatacattcttaaaaaacatcactttactgctgatcaactgtctaaagtatcatcagtaacagtttcatgcagtatttttttaattctgggacctgatctgcacatgtgaggcttgtacattgtacatgattgtaaaatcagtgaattagctctgtgatgttcttcactcacatgttgttatggtttgcattctgtgcttttagccagctatagacagacattttgggaaaagtgtcaacaagtctattacagcctttttcctaacaagtgcctttaattgtatttagtgtgactattcctatgtctgtaacctgctaaatctattcatctaggcaaaaaaataatgtttattaaaatgtatgtaaaaaaataaacccGAAATAGtgtgttaaaacaaatcagtaagataatgtaggtgaaaaacagctatataatgtatctttaaacagtaaattaactgtaaaatacaaaaaaaaattaataaaaaacccccagtatttttcattaacagtacaaagctgtacattTCAATGACAGTATAATATAGTTAATTttaaagtaacataaaggcaaccctgctgcctgttctttactgttattttcaGATAATGTCCTGGCAGAAAATTACCAGGATATTTTCCGCTAAGTTTACGGACATTTTCTTCAACCCTAAAACGGAAAATTCTgttgatttacagtatattctcCGTACCTagccacacaacacacaacagcaGGCCCAAACGTACGTTCTGCAGGGAAAACAGACACTGACTCTAGCGTTTATACGTTACTTATCGGTCTTTCTTGACCACCTGAGGCTAAAACTGGGGCTAACTCTACCTGACGTCCACTGaagtctaaaatataaacataagtaaaatGTAAACTACAATACCAAACATGCGTTAGTCTCAAAATGTTCCTGGTGTATCTGGTAACGTTAACAGTCGACAGCTGAACTAAACAGCAAAACCGCTCTCCAGCTAAAACGATACTGAGCTAACATTAAGTCTTTAACATAAATCATTTTGGTTAGacattaattgttgattttttttaccacagaagTGAGAGAAAGATTCCTCCAAATTCGAAATTTGAACTAAACTTTGGTCTCTACCTCTTCCAACTTTCGCGATAGTGGAGGTTCTTGTTCCTACAATGCAATGCGTAATTAAAAATACAGGTAAAATTCCTATGAAAACTGGATACAGAAAATTCCCTCATATGAACACGGTAAATTGGCCTGTATTTTTATGGAATTTTCTTAGAGTGCATGTAACTATATTTTTCCTGTTGTTAGACTCCCTAACTGTCATTTGAAGCCACTCCTCTTTCTAGAAAATGTGCCAaaccctctttctctctctgctctgggtGCTACTTCAGGTCATTTGCGTTTGGTTACAAACTGTGGTGGAAGAACTTGACAAACAGGTTAGAGGACCGCCTTTAAAAAGCACGaaaccaccaccagcagcctcTATATAAAAGCGCAACTCTTCCTCCTGCACACTAGAAACTACAACAAGGGCTCAAACACAACCAAGCCAGACGCTCCTCTAATCCGATCAGCCCGGAACTAAAGCAGGACACTCAACAGAGGAAAGAAACAAAAGACAAGAAACTCAGATCCTCgccaagatgatgatgatgcagctGCAAGAAACGTCCGCTCAGAAGAACTCCCTCTTCAACCATATGAACCGCTTCATCGGCGCCGTCAACAACATGGACCAGACGGTGATGTTGCCCAGCATGCTGCGGGACGTCCCCTTAGAGGAAGACAGGGACATGAGCTCCATGAAGTCGGACGAGGACGAGGGGGACATGTACAGCTACTACCAGCTGCTCAAGGGTATCCGCAGGGACATCGAGTGGGGGGTCCGGTTCGCAGACGAGAGGCGCAAAGAGAGCATGAAGTTCAGCCGCATGAACTCGTCTgcatccacctcctcctctgcatCGTCATCACAATCAtccgaggaagaggaagaggatgaggatgaggatctGCAGAAGCAGTTCCAGTACCATCTGACTGGGCTGCAAGGAGTGCTGTCCAAACTCACCCAGCACGCCAACTCTCTCACCAAACGCTACAAACAGGAGATTGGTATCGCAGGATGGGGCCAGTAAACTTGGAGCCcacacaaatgtttttttattattggacTGGCTGAACTGACTTTCTCACAATGTGCCCTTTTTtttccgctgctgctgctgctgtgttacTACTGATGAAATTTGTGGACAAGCATTTGAATGGTAGAGAAAAAAGGCAgcttatttctctcttttttttttaggtctgTGGTATTATTCACTGTAGATGTGTTGATCCAAGAGGAAACGCATTTTGTGTGTACTCAACAACAAACTTTTGCACTCCAAAGTTTTGTACACACCGTGCATTTTAGATCCTGCTGTGATACACAGATGAAACAAaaccttttattatttaatgta
This DNA window, taken from Sebastes fasciatus isolate fSebFas1 chromosome 14, fSebFas1.pri, whole genome shotgun sequence, encodes the following:
- the mid1ip1a gene encoding mid1-interacting protein 1A, translating into MMMMQLQETSAQKNSLFNHMNRFIGAVNNMDQTVMLPSMLRDVPLEEDRDMSSMKSDEDEGDMYSYYQLLKGIRRDIEWGVRFADERRKESMKFSRMNSSASTSSSASSSQSSEEEEEDEDEDLQKQFQYHLTGLQGVLSKLTQHANSLTKRYKQEIGIAGWGQ